A portion of the Rhinolophus sinicus isolate RSC01 linkage group LG16, ASM3656204v1, whole genome shotgun sequence genome contains these proteins:
- the RIMBP2 gene encoding RIMS-binding protein 2 isoform X4 encodes MRASREDGQECATQGTRRLTPQYAALPTRAQQLDKVKAECARLSHAITTVTRERDSAVKDRHQLQAKLESLEEVLKHMREAAERRQQLELEHEQALAVLNAKQQEIDLLQKAQVEAKKEHEGAVQLLESTLDSMQCKVRELEEKCRAQSEQFRLLSRDLHKFRQHAAQVDLLGGTPGASTDVPSTPSKPLPQLVNGIAPSIGTGQESSVGSRTAIGEYIRSLPLPGDKPEPLSVKPTYLSRSRNLRCRFELEMDNERDSNTSKQRCSGKVHLCVARYSYNPFDGPNENPEAELPLTAGKYLYVYGDMDEDGFYEGELLDGQRGLVPSNFVDFVQDSEARFSTLGPEQDRGFISRPGVGLEGENILDLHSPPRLDAGVTDNGVGTLDVNVDDIAEDVVPYPRKITLIKQLAKSVIVGWEPPVVPPGWGAVSSYTVLVDQEPRRSLTPAGRTKALVEKLNMAARTYRVSVQCVTSRGSSDQLQCTLLVGKDVVVAPSHLRVDSITQTSAQLSWMPSNSNYSHVVFLDEQELDVVKAASYKYQLWDLRPNTAHKVKVLARPHQVPWQLPLEQREKKEAVVEFSTLPAGPPASPQDVTVQAGATPAMVHVSWKPPALTTTGLSNGATVTGYGVYAKGQRVAEVIAPTADGTAVEVVRLRSLDAKGVTVRTLSAQGESADSAIAAIPPDLLVPPAPPRTPTPKPLASAGVPDTKDDHLGPHVRVDEAWEQSRAPAPAHGHMLAPPGLGPGRRSPSPSRVLPQPQGAPVPTSVAKAMAREAAQRVAESSRLETRSVFLERGGQYANSDEEDGYESPDIKRRSTSVDEFLKGSELGKPPHCCHGDEYHTESSRGSDLSDIMEEDEEELCSEMQLEEGGRRRPSGTSHNALKECYKNRTPEAFLEPPEGPPQHSTRLFSIPEVAEEDAEHSESVHRQGLGHPCRPRGQGSRFPAKPRGPAASTLAEDFLLEDRGCRFGRSATRSPDSGLDCGSEEDELRFSFRSSAAQSSPGPGPCPCRSLRPLLARRRTLTRQSSIEEDFGEQVDPGHVVRSDDAPRSPESSAPRKCGWDEPAGPEDFQDAWKKSTKTLDSRAPAHHAQASPRVAEGPLILGNPASAGRADRAEHAGRRFPHGSAGTQRSRPMMVPAIDEYGRDRLSPDFYEESETDPSAEEPMARVFVALFDYDPLSMSPNPDAAEEELPFKEGQIIKVYGDKDVDGFYRGETCARLGLIPCNMVSEIQADDEMMEQLLRQGFLPLSTPVEKIERTRRRGRQPSVCTRRMVALYDYDPRESSPNIDVQAELTFCTGDIITVFGEIDEDGFYYGELNGQKGLVPSNFLEEVPDDVEVYLSDAPSHCSQDAPMHSKAKRTEEECSFHTLIRQYTFTNALDHSRVHRPE; translated from the exons GCTCAGGTTGAAGCTAAGAAAGAACATGAAGGTGCCGTGCAGCTGCTAGAG AGCACCTTGGACAGCATGCAG TGCAAGGTGCGGGAGCTGGAGGAGAAGTGCCGGGCGCAGAGCGAGCAGTTCCGCCTGCTGTCGCGAGACCTGCACAAGTTCCGGCAGCACGCGGCTCAGGTCGACCTGCTGGGCGGCACCCCCGGGGCCTCCACGGACGTCCCCTCAACCCCCAGCAAGCCTCTGCCACAGCTGGTGAACGGAATAGCGCCCTCCATCGGCACAG GTCAGGAGAGCTCCGTAGGAAGCCGCACTGCAATTGGTGAATATATCCGGTCCCTCCCACTCCCTGGTGACAAGCCAGAGCCTCTGTCTGTCAAACCCACTTATCTGTCAAGATCCAGAAACCTAAGATGCAGATTTGAGCTAGAG ATGGACAATGAACGGGACTCCAACACCTCCAAGCAGAGGTGCTCGGGGAAGGTGCACCTGTGTGTCGCCCGCTACAG TTACAACCCCTTTGATGGGCCGAATGAGAACCCAGAGGCCGAACTGCCCCTCACAGCGGGGAAATACCTCTACGTCTATGGGGACATGGATGAGGACGGTTTCTATGAAG GCGAGCTGCTGGATGGGCAGAGGGGTCTGGTGCCCTCCAACTTTGTGGATTTTGTTCAAGACAGTGAGGCTCGCTTCAGCACGCTGGGGCCTGAACAGGATCGGGGCTTCATCAGCCGTCCCGGCGTCGGCCTGGAGGGGGAGAACATTCTGGACCTGCACTCCCCGCCTCGCCTGGACGCCGGCGTCACTGACAACGGTGTGGGGACGCTGGACGTGAACGTGGATGACATTGCAGAAGACGTCGTGCCTTACCCTAGGAAAATCACCCTCATCAAACAACTTGCCAAAAGTGTCATTGTGGGCTGGGAACCGCCGGTGGTGCCGCCGGGCTGGGGGGCTGTGAGCAGCTACACCGTGCTCGTGGACCAGGAGCCACGCCGCAGCCTCACGCCGGCCGGCAGGACCAAGGCCCTCGTGGAGAAGCTCAACATGGCGGCCCGCACCTACCGCGTGTCCGTGCAGTGCGTCACGAGCAGGGGCAGCTCAGACCAGCTGCAGTGCACGCTGCTGGTGGGCAAGGATGTGGTGGTGGCTCCTTCGCACCTGAGGGTGGACAGCATCACACAGACCTCCGCCCAGCTGTCCTGGATGCCCAGCAACAGTAACTACAGTCACGTGGTCTTCCTGGACGAGCAGGAGCTGGATGTGGTCAAGGCCGCCAGCTACAAGTACCAGCTGTGGGACCTCAGGCCCAACACGGCCCACAAGGTGAAGGTCTTGGCCAGGCCCCACCAGGTGCCGTGGCAGCTGCCcctggagcagagggagaagaaggaggccGTCGTGGAGTTCTCCACGCTGCCTGCAG GTCCTCCGGCTTCCCCACAGGATGTCACCGTCCAAGCTGGGGCCACCCCAGCAATGGTCCACGTCTCCTGGAAGCCGCCCGCCCTGACCACCACCGGGCTGTCCAACGGAGCCACCGTGACGGGCTATGGCGTGTATGCCAAGGGGCAGCGG GTGGCTGAGGTCATCGCCCCCACGGCGGATGGCACGGCCGTGGAGGTCGTGCGGCTACGGAGCCTGGATGCCAAGGGTGTGACCGTGCGGACCCTCTCTGCACAGGGCGAGTCCGCGGACTCTGCCATCGCTGCCATTCCCCCCGACCTCCTGGTGCCTCCAGCCCCTCCGAGAACACCCACCCCGAAGCCATTAGCAAGTGCCGGAGTCCCTGATACCAAAGATGACCACCTGGGTCCCCACGTCCGAGTGGACGAGGCCTGGGAGCAGAGCCGGGCGCCGGCCCCCGCCCATGGTCACATGCTGGCACCGCCTGGCCTGGGCCCCGGGAGGCGTTCGCCGTCGCCCAGCCGTGTCCTCCCTCAGCCGCAGGGGGCCCCAGTGCCCACCTCTGTCGCCAAGGCCATGGCCCGGGAAGCTGCCCAGAGAGTGGCTGAGAGCAGCAGG TTAGAGACAAGGAGCGTCTTCCTGGAGCGAGGCGGGCAGTACGCAAACTCCGACGAGGAGGACGGCTACGAGTCCCCCGACATCAAGAGGAGGAGCACGTCGGTGGACGAATTCCTGAAAGGTTCTGAGCTTGGCAAGCCG cCGCACTGTTGCCATGGAGACGAGTACCACACGGAGAGCAGCCGGGGGTCCGACCTCTCGGACATCAtggaagaggatgaggaggagcTGTGCTCGGAGATGCAGCTGGAGGAGGGGGGCAGGCGGCGGCCCAGCGGCACGTCCCACAACGCCCTGAAG GAGTGCTATAAGAATAGGACCCCTGAAGCTTTCCTGGAGCCGCCTGAGGGCCCCCCCCAGCACAGCACGAGACTGTTCAGTATCCCAGAAGTAGCCGAGGAGGACGCGGAGCACAGCGAGTCCGTGCACAGGCAGGGCTTAGGGCACCCCTGCAGGCCCCGGGGCCAGGGCTCCCGCTTCCCCGCCAAACCCAGGGGCCCCGCGGCCAGCACCCTCGCCGAGGACTTCCTGCTCGAAGACAGAGGCTGTCGCTTCGGCCGCTCGGCCACCAGGAGCCCCGACAGCGGCCTGGACTGTGGCAGTGAAGAGGACGAGCTGCGCTTCAGCTTCCGGAGCTCGGCCGCCCAGAGCAGCCCAGGCCCCGGGCCCTGCCCCTGTCGCAGTCTGAGGCCCCTGCTGGCCCGGCGGCGGACGCTGACCCGGCAGAGCAGCATCGAAGAGGACTTTGGGGAGCAGGTGGACCCCGGTCACGTCGTCAGGAGCGACGATGCCCCCCGGAGCCCGGAGAGCTCTGCccccaggaagtgtggctgggACGAGCCCGCGGGTCCGGAGGACTTCCAGGACGCCtggaagaaaagcacaaaaacgCTCGACAGTAGGGCACCTGCCCACCACGCACAGGCGTCGCCCCGCGTGGCAGAAGGCCCTTTG ATTTTAGGAAACCCAGCGTCTGCAGGACGGGCTGACAGGGCAGAGCACGCGGGCCGGCGCTTTCCCCACGGCAGTGCTGGCACTCAGAGGTCCCGGCCGATGATGGTCCCGGCCATCG ATGAATACGGCCGAGACCGGCTGTCCCCAGATTTCTACGAAGAGTCGGAGACTGACCCCAGTGCCGAGGAGCCCATGGCCCGGGTCTTCGTGGCCCTGTTTGATTATGACCCTCTCAGCATGTCCCCGAATCCCGATGCTGCAGAAGAGGAGCTGCCCTTTAAAGAGGGGCAGATCATCAAG GTTTACGGTGACAAAGATGTGGACGGCTTCTACCGCGGGGAGACCTGTGCCCGGCTCGGCCTCATCCCCTGTAACATGGTCTCTGAGATCCAAGCCGATGACGAGATGATGGAGCAGCTGCTCAGACAGGGCTTCCTCCCTCTCAGCACCCCTGTGGAGAAAATAG AGAGGACCAGGAGGAGGGGCCGGCAGCCGTCGGTGTGCACGCGCAGGATGGTGGCCCTGTACGACTACGATCCGAGAGAAAGCTCACCCAACATCGACGTCCAG GCTGAACTGACATTTTGCACGGGAGATATTATAACTGTCTTTGGTGAAATCGATGAAGATGGATTTTATTAT GGCGAGCTTAATGGGCAGAAAGGCCTCGTACCCTCCAACTTCCTAGAAGAAGTGCCTGACGACGTTGAAGTCTACCTTTCTGACGCCCCGTCCCACTGCTCACAAGACGCGCCGATGCACTCAAAGGCTAAAAGG ACAGAAGAAGAGTGTTCATTTCACACCTTAATCAGGCAGTATACCTTCAC GAATGCGCTCGACCACAGCAGGGTTCACAGACCCGAGTAG
- the RIMBP2 gene encoding RIMS-binding protein 2 isoform X11, producing MRASREDGQECATQGTRRLTPQYAALPTRAQQLDKVKAECARLSHAITTVTRERDSAVKDRHQLQAKLESLEEVLKHMREAAERRQQLELEHEQALAVLNAKQQEIDLLQKAQVEAKKEHEGAVQLLECKVRELEEKCRAQSEQFRLLSRDLHKFRQHAAQVDLLGGTPGASTDVPSTPSKPLPQLVNGIAPSIGTGQESSVGSRTAIGEYIRSLPLPGDKPEPLSVKPTYLSRSRNLRCRFELEMDNERDSNTSKQRCSGKVHLCVARYSYNPFDGPNENPEAELPLTAGKYLYVYGDMDEDGFYEGELLDGQRGLVPSNFVDFVQDSEARFSTLGPEQDRGFISRPGVGLEGENILDLHSPPRLDAGVTDNGVGTLDVNVDDIAEDVVPYPRKITLIKQLAKSVIVGWEPPVVPPGWGAVSSYTVLVDQEPRRSLTPAGRTKALVEKLNMAARTYRVSVQCVTSRGSSDQLQCTLLVGKDVVVAPSHLRVDSITQTSAQLSWMPSNSNYSHVVFLDEQELDVVKAASYKYQLWDLRPNTAHKVKVLARPHQVPWQLPLEQREKKEAVVEFSTLPAGPPASPQDVTVQAGATPAMVHVSWKPPALTTTGLSNGATVTGYGVYAKGQRVAEVIAPTADGTAVEVVRLRSLDAKGVTVRTLSAQGESADSAIAAIPPDLLVPPAPPRTPTPKPLASAGVPDTKDDHLGPHVRVDEAWEQSRAPAPAHGHMLAPPGLGPGRRSPSPSRVLPQPQGAPVPTSVAKAMAREAAQRVAESSRLETRSVFLERGGQYANSDEEDGYESPDIKRRSTSVDEFLKGSELGKPPHCCHGDEYHTESSRGSDLSDIMEEDEEELCSEMQLEEGGRRRPSGTSHNALKILGNPASAGRADRAEHAGRRFPHGSAGTQRSRPMMVPAIDEYGRDRLSPDFYEESETDPSAEEPMARVFVALFDYDPLSMSPNPDAAEEELPFKEGQIIKVYGDKDVDGFYRGETCARLGLIPCNMVSEIQADDEMMEQLLRQGFLPLSTPVEKIERTRRRGRQPSVCTRRMVALYDYDPRESSPNIDVQAELTFCTGDIITVFGEIDEDGFYYGELNGQKGLVPSNFLEEVPDDVEVYLSDAPSHCSQDAPMHSKAKRKKSVHFTP from the exons GCTCAGGTTGAAGCTAAGAAAGAACATGAAGGTGCCGTGCAGCTGCTAGAG TGCAAGGTGCGGGAGCTGGAGGAGAAGTGCCGGGCGCAGAGCGAGCAGTTCCGCCTGCTGTCGCGAGACCTGCACAAGTTCCGGCAGCACGCGGCTCAGGTCGACCTGCTGGGCGGCACCCCCGGGGCCTCCACGGACGTCCCCTCAACCCCCAGCAAGCCTCTGCCACAGCTGGTGAACGGAATAGCGCCCTCCATCGGCACAG GTCAGGAGAGCTCCGTAGGAAGCCGCACTGCAATTGGTGAATATATCCGGTCCCTCCCACTCCCTGGTGACAAGCCAGAGCCTCTGTCTGTCAAACCCACTTATCTGTCAAGATCCAGAAACCTAAGATGCAGATTTGAGCTAGAG ATGGACAATGAACGGGACTCCAACACCTCCAAGCAGAGGTGCTCGGGGAAGGTGCACCTGTGTGTCGCCCGCTACAG TTACAACCCCTTTGATGGGCCGAATGAGAACCCAGAGGCCGAACTGCCCCTCACAGCGGGGAAATACCTCTACGTCTATGGGGACATGGATGAGGACGGTTTCTATGAAG GCGAGCTGCTGGATGGGCAGAGGGGTCTGGTGCCCTCCAACTTTGTGGATTTTGTTCAAGACAGTGAGGCTCGCTTCAGCACGCTGGGGCCTGAACAGGATCGGGGCTTCATCAGCCGTCCCGGCGTCGGCCTGGAGGGGGAGAACATTCTGGACCTGCACTCCCCGCCTCGCCTGGACGCCGGCGTCACTGACAACGGTGTGGGGACGCTGGACGTGAACGTGGATGACATTGCAGAAGACGTCGTGCCTTACCCTAGGAAAATCACCCTCATCAAACAACTTGCCAAAAGTGTCATTGTGGGCTGGGAACCGCCGGTGGTGCCGCCGGGCTGGGGGGCTGTGAGCAGCTACACCGTGCTCGTGGACCAGGAGCCACGCCGCAGCCTCACGCCGGCCGGCAGGACCAAGGCCCTCGTGGAGAAGCTCAACATGGCGGCCCGCACCTACCGCGTGTCCGTGCAGTGCGTCACGAGCAGGGGCAGCTCAGACCAGCTGCAGTGCACGCTGCTGGTGGGCAAGGATGTGGTGGTGGCTCCTTCGCACCTGAGGGTGGACAGCATCACACAGACCTCCGCCCAGCTGTCCTGGATGCCCAGCAACAGTAACTACAGTCACGTGGTCTTCCTGGACGAGCAGGAGCTGGATGTGGTCAAGGCCGCCAGCTACAAGTACCAGCTGTGGGACCTCAGGCCCAACACGGCCCACAAGGTGAAGGTCTTGGCCAGGCCCCACCAGGTGCCGTGGCAGCTGCCcctggagcagagggagaagaaggaggccGTCGTGGAGTTCTCCACGCTGCCTGCAG GTCCTCCGGCTTCCCCACAGGATGTCACCGTCCAAGCTGGGGCCACCCCAGCAATGGTCCACGTCTCCTGGAAGCCGCCCGCCCTGACCACCACCGGGCTGTCCAACGGAGCCACCGTGACGGGCTATGGCGTGTATGCCAAGGGGCAGCGG GTGGCTGAGGTCATCGCCCCCACGGCGGATGGCACGGCCGTGGAGGTCGTGCGGCTACGGAGCCTGGATGCCAAGGGTGTGACCGTGCGGACCCTCTCTGCACAGGGCGAGTCCGCGGACTCTGCCATCGCTGCCATTCCCCCCGACCTCCTGGTGCCTCCAGCCCCTCCGAGAACACCCACCCCGAAGCCATTAGCAAGTGCCGGAGTCCCTGATACCAAAGATGACCACCTGGGTCCCCACGTCCGAGTGGACGAGGCCTGGGAGCAGAGCCGGGCGCCGGCCCCCGCCCATGGTCACATGCTGGCACCGCCTGGCCTGGGCCCCGGGAGGCGTTCGCCGTCGCCCAGCCGTGTCCTCCCTCAGCCGCAGGGGGCCCCAGTGCCCACCTCTGTCGCCAAGGCCATGGCCCGGGAAGCTGCCCAGAGAGTGGCTGAGAGCAGCAGG TTAGAGACAAGGAGCGTCTTCCTGGAGCGAGGCGGGCAGTACGCAAACTCCGACGAGGAGGACGGCTACGAGTCCCCCGACATCAAGAGGAGGAGCACGTCGGTGGACGAATTCCTGAAAGGTTCTGAGCTTGGCAAGCCG cCGCACTGTTGCCATGGAGACGAGTACCACACGGAGAGCAGCCGGGGGTCCGACCTCTCGGACATCAtggaagaggatgaggaggagcTGTGCTCGGAGATGCAGCTGGAGGAGGGGGGCAGGCGGCGGCCCAGCGGCACGTCCCACAACGCCCTGAAG ATTTTAGGAAACCCAGCGTCTGCAGGACGGGCTGACAGGGCAGAGCACGCGGGCCGGCGCTTTCCCCACGGCAGTGCTGGCACTCAGAGGTCCCGGCCGATGATGGTCCCGGCCATCG ATGAATACGGCCGAGACCGGCTGTCCCCAGATTTCTACGAAGAGTCGGAGACTGACCCCAGTGCCGAGGAGCCCATGGCCCGGGTCTTCGTGGCCCTGTTTGATTATGACCCTCTCAGCATGTCCCCGAATCCCGATGCTGCAGAAGAGGAGCTGCCCTTTAAAGAGGGGCAGATCATCAAG GTTTACGGTGACAAAGATGTGGACGGCTTCTACCGCGGGGAGACCTGTGCCCGGCTCGGCCTCATCCCCTGTAACATGGTCTCTGAGATCCAAGCCGATGACGAGATGATGGAGCAGCTGCTCAGACAGGGCTTCCTCCCTCTCAGCACCCCTGTGGAGAAAATAG AGAGGACCAGGAGGAGGGGCCGGCAGCCGTCGGTGTGCACGCGCAGGATGGTGGCCCTGTACGACTACGATCCGAGAGAAAGCTCACCCAACATCGACGTCCAG GCTGAACTGACATTTTGCACGGGAGATATTATAACTGTCTTTGGTGAAATCGATGAAGATGGATTTTATTAT GGCGAGCTTAATGGGCAGAAAGGCCTCGTACCCTCCAACTTCCTAGAAGAAGTGCCTGACGACGTTGAAGTCTACCTTTCTGACGCCCCGTCCCACTGCTCACAAGACGCGCCGATGCACTCAAAGGCTAAAAGG AAGAAGAGTGTTCATTTCACACCTTAA
- the RIMBP2 gene encoding RIMS-binding protein 2 isoform X10: MRASREDGQECATQGTRRLTPQYAALPTRAQQLDKVKAECARLSHAITTVTRERDSAVKDRHQLQAKLESLEEVLKHMREAAERRQQLELEHEQALAVLNAKQQEIDLLQKAQVEAKKEHEGAVQLLESTLDSMQCKVRELEEKCRAQSEQFRLLSRDLHKFRQHAAQVDLLGGTPGASTDVPSTPSKPLPQLVNGIAPSIGTGQESSVGSRTAIGEYIRSLPLPGDKPEPLSVKPTYLSRSRNLRCRFELEMDNERDSNTSKQRCSGKVHLCVARYSYNPFDGPNENPEAELPLTAGKYLYVYGDMDEDGFYEGELLDGQRGLVPSNFVDFVQDSEARFSTLGPEQDRGFISRPGVGLEGENILDLHSPPRLDAGVTDNGVGTLDVNVDDIAEDVVPYPRKITLIKQLAKSVIVGWEPPVVPPGWGAVSSYTVLVDQEPRRSLTPAGRTKALVEKLNMAARTYRVSVQCVTSRGSSDQLQCTLLVGKDVVVAPSHLRVDSITQTSAQLSWMPSNSNYSHVVFLDEQELDVVKAASYKYQLWDLRPNTAHKVKVLARPHQVPWQLPLEQREKKEAVVEFSTLPAGPPASPQDVTVQAGATPAMVHVSWKPPALTTTGLSNGATVTGYGVYAKGQRVAEVIAPTADGTAVEVVRLRSLDAKGVTVRTLSAQGESADSAIAAIPPDLLVPPAPPRTPTPKPLASAGVPDTKDDHLGPHVRVDEAWEQSRAPAPAHGHMLAPPGLGPGRRSPSPSRVLPQPQGAPVPTSVAKAMAREAAQRVAESSRLETRSVFLERGGQYANSDEEDGYESPDIKRRSTSVDEFLKGSELGKPPHCCHGDEYHTESSRGSDLSDIMEEDEEELCSEMQLEEGGRRRPSGTSHNALKILGNPASAGRADRAEHAGRRFPHGSAGTQRSRPMMVPAIDEYGRDRLSPDFYEESETDPSAEEPMARVFVALFDYDPLSMSPNPDAAEEELPFKEGQIIKVYGDKDVDGFYRGETCARLGLIPCNMVSEIQADDEMMEQLLRQGFLPLSTPVEKIERTRRRGRQPSVCTRRMVALYDYDPRESSPNIDVQAELTFCTGDIITVFGEIDEDGFYYGELNGQKGLVPSNFLEEVPDDVEVYLSDAPSHCSQDAPMHSKAKRKKSVHFTP; encoded by the exons GCTCAGGTTGAAGCTAAGAAAGAACATGAAGGTGCCGTGCAGCTGCTAGAG AGCACCTTGGACAGCATGCAG TGCAAGGTGCGGGAGCTGGAGGAGAAGTGCCGGGCGCAGAGCGAGCAGTTCCGCCTGCTGTCGCGAGACCTGCACAAGTTCCGGCAGCACGCGGCTCAGGTCGACCTGCTGGGCGGCACCCCCGGGGCCTCCACGGACGTCCCCTCAACCCCCAGCAAGCCTCTGCCACAGCTGGTGAACGGAATAGCGCCCTCCATCGGCACAG GTCAGGAGAGCTCCGTAGGAAGCCGCACTGCAATTGGTGAATATATCCGGTCCCTCCCACTCCCTGGTGACAAGCCAGAGCCTCTGTCTGTCAAACCCACTTATCTGTCAAGATCCAGAAACCTAAGATGCAGATTTGAGCTAGAG ATGGACAATGAACGGGACTCCAACACCTCCAAGCAGAGGTGCTCGGGGAAGGTGCACCTGTGTGTCGCCCGCTACAG TTACAACCCCTTTGATGGGCCGAATGAGAACCCAGAGGCCGAACTGCCCCTCACAGCGGGGAAATACCTCTACGTCTATGGGGACATGGATGAGGACGGTTTCTATGAAG GCGAGCTGCTGGATGGGCAGAGGGGTCTGGTGCCCTCCAACTTTGTGGATTTTGTTCAAGACAGTGAGGCTCGCTTCAGCACGCTGGGGCCTGAACAGGATCGGGGCTTCATCAGCCGTCCCGGCGTCGGCCTGGAGGGGGAGAACATTCTGGACCTGCACTCCCCGCCTCGCCTGGACGCCGGCGTCACTGACAACGGTGTGGGGACGCTGGACGTGAACGTGGATGACATTGCAGAAGACGTCGTGCCTTACCCTAGGAAAATCACCCTCATCAAACAACTTGCCAAAAGTGTCATTGTGGGCTGGGAACCGCCGGTGGTGCCGCCGGGCTGGGGGGCTGTGAGCAGCTACACCGTGCTCGTGGACCAGGAGCCACGCCGCAGCCTCACGCCGGCCGGCAGGACCAAGGCCCTCGTGGAGAAGCTCAACATGGCGGCCCGCACCTACCGCGTGTCCGTGCAGTGCGTCACGAGCAGGGGCAGCTCAGACCAGCTGCAGTGCACGCTGCTGGTGGGCAAGGATGTGGTGGTGGCTCCTTCGCACCTGAGGGTGGACAGCATCACACAGACCTCCGCCCAGCTGTCCTGGATGCCCAGCAACAGTAACTACAGTCACGTGGTCTTCCTGGACGAGCAGGAGCTGGATGTGGTCAAGGCCGCCAGCTACAAGTACCAGCTGTGGGACCTCAGGCCCAACACGGCCCACAAGGTGAAGGTCTTGGCCAGGCCCCACCAGGTGCCGTGGCAGCTGCCcctggagcagagggagaagaaggaggccGTCGTGGAGTTCTCCACGCTGCCTGCAG GTCCTCCGGCTTCCCCACAGGATGTCACCGTCCAAGCTGGGGCCACCCCAGCAATGGTCCACGTCTCCTGGAAGCCGCCCGCCCTGACCACCACCGGGCTGTCCAACGGAGCCACCGTGACGGGCTATGGCGTGTATGCCAAGGGGCAGCGG GTGGCTGAGGTCATCGCCCCCACGGCGGATGGCACGGCCGTGGAGGTCGTGCGGCTACGGAGCCTGGATGCCAAGGGTGTGACCGTGCGGACCCTCTCTGCACAGGGCGAGTCCGCGGACTCTGCCATCGCTGCCATTCCCCCCGACCTCCTGGTGCCTCCAGCCCCTCCGAGAACACCCACCCCGAAGCCATTAGCAAGTGCCGGAGTCCCTGATACCAAAGATGACCACCTGGGTCCCCACGTCCGAGTGGACGAGGCCTGGGAGCAGAGCCGGGCGCCGGCCCCCGCCCATGGTCACATGCTGGCACCGCCTGGCCTGGGCCCCGGGAGGCGTTCGCCGTCGCCCAGCCGTGTCCTCCCTCAGCCGCAGGGGGCCCCAGTGCCCACCTCTGTCGCCAAGGCCATGGCCCGGGAAGCTGCCCAGAGAGTGGCTGAGAGCAGCAGG TTAGAGACAAGGAGCGTCTTCCTGGAGCGAGGCGGGCAGTACGCAAACTCCGACGAGGAGGACGGCTACGAGTCCCCCGACATCAAGAGGAGGAGCACGTCGGTGGACGAATTCCTGAAAGGTTCTGAGCTTGGCAAGCCG cCGCACTGTTGCCATGGAGACGAGTACCACACGGAGAGCAGCCGGGGGTCCGACCTCTCGGACATCAtggaagaggatgaggaggagcTGTGCTCGGAGATGCAGCTGGAGGAGGGGGGCAGGCGGCGGCCCAGCGGCACGTCCCACAACGCCCTGAAG ATTTTAGGAAACCCAGCGTCTGCAGGACGGGCTGACAGGGCAGAGCACGCGGGCCGGCGCTTTCCCCACGGCAGTGCTGGCACTCAGAGGTCCCGGCCGATGATGGTCCCGGCCATCG ATGAATACGGCCGAGACCGGCTGTCCCCAGATTTCTACGAAGAGTCGGAGACTGACCCCAGTGCCGAGGAGCCCATGGCCCGGGTCTTCGTGGCCCTGTTTGATTATGACCCTCTCAGCATGTCCCCGAATCCCGATGCTGCAGAAGAGGAGCTGCCCTTTAAAGAGGGGCAGATCATCAAG GTTTACGGTGACAAAGATGTGGACGGCTTCTACCGCGGGGAGACCTGTGCCCGGCTCGGCCTCATCCCCTGTAACATGGTCTCTGAGATCCAAGCCGATGACGAGATGATGGAGCAGCTGCTCAGACAGGGCTTCCTCCCTCTCAGCACCCCTGTGGAGAAAATAG AGAGGACCAGGAGGAGGGGCCGGCAGCCGTCGGTGTGCACGCGCAGGATGGTGGCCCTGTACGACTACGATCCGAGAGAAAGCTCACCCAACATCGACGTCCAG GCTGAACTGACATTTTGCACGGGAGATATTATAACTGTCTTTGGTGAAATCGATGAAGATGGATTTTATTAT GGCGAGCTTAATGGGCAGAAAGGCCTCGTACCCTCCAACTTCCTAGAAGAAGTGCCTGACGACGTTGAAGTCTACCTTTCTGACGCCCCGTCCCACTGCTCACAAGACGCGCCGATGCACTCAAAGGCTAAAAGG AAGAAGAGTGTTCATTTCACACCTTAA